A genome region from Geobacter pickeringii includes the following:
- the amrA gene encoding AmmeMemoRadiSam system protein A, producing the protein MTRELSDSAKQQLLLIAREAVVNYVANGIVSETSAPAEGLHEQRGCFVCLKKNGNLRGCIGNFVSDKPLFQLVQEIAISAATRDPRFYPMRMEDLDDFSVEISVLSSLSKISSCDEIRIGTHGIYVEKNFCRGVLLPQVATEQGWDRDTFLSQTCIKAGLKFDDWKEGADIYIFSAEVFS; encoded by the coding sequence GTGACACGTGAACTTTCGGACTCCGCCAAACAACAGCTCCTCCTGATTGCCCGGGAAGCTGTGGTGAACTACGTCGCAAACGGGATAGTTTCGGAGACCTCGGCGCCAGCCGAAGGCCTCCACGAGCAACGAGGATGCTTCGTCTGTCTCAAGAAAAACGGGAACCTGCGCGGCTGCATCGGCAACTTTGTATCAGACAAGCCCCTTTTCCAGCTCGTCCAGGAGATAGCCATCTCCGCAGCAACCAGGGATCCCCGCTTTTACCCGATGAGAATGGAAGACCTGGATGATTTCTCAGTCGAAATTTCCGTCCTGAGTTCCCTTTCCAAAATCAGTTCCTGCGATGAAATTCGAATCGGAACCCACGGCATCTATGTTGAGAAGAATTTCTGCCGGGGGGTGCTTCTGCCCCAAGTAGCCACCGAACAGGGTTGGGACCGGGACACGTTCCTCAGTCAAACCTGCATCAAGGCCGGGCTCAAGTTCGATGACTGGAAGGAAGGTGCCGATATCTACATCTTCAGCGCCGAGGTCTTCAGCTGA